The proteins below are encoded in one region of Chitinophagaceae bacterium:
- a CDS encoding ATP-binding cassette domain-containing protein, producing the protein MSTILEVQNLKKYFSSQKAVDDISFTIHKGSIFGLLGPNGAGKTTLIRMITGIFYPDAGTINLNGKKFDATEDVINIGYMPEERGLYKKMKVGEQAMYLAQLKGMGKKEAFVKVKEWFEKFEMESWWNKKVEDLSKGMSQKLQFVTTVLHEPKLVILDEPFSGLDPVNTNLIKDEIYNLAQKGTTIIFSTHRMEQVEEICDHIVLVNRGSKILDGTVKDIKQQFKQNIFTAEVDHLPAVLQHASFSIVKQKANNLTVKINEGYKSNDVLMHFINQQSGIIAYHEILPSLNEIFIRLVEGTPTARQFEHITA; encoded by the coding sequence ATGAGCACAATCTTAGAAGTTCAGAACCTGAAGAAATACTTCTCTTCGCAAAAAGCTGTTGATGATATCAGCTTTACCATTCACAAAGGATCCATCTTTGGCTTGCTTGGCCCCAACGGTGCAGGTAAAACAACATTGATCAGGATGATCACAGGAATTTTTTATCCTGATGCAGGTACTATCAACCTCAATGGAAAAAAATTCGACGCAACTGAAGACGTTATTAATATCGGTTACATGCCCGAAGAACGTGGACTGTACAAAAAGATGAAAGTGGGCGAACAGGCAATGTACCTGGCGCAATTAAAAGGCATGGGTAAGAAAGAAGCCTTTGTGAAAGTGAAGGAATGGTTTGAAAAATTTGAAATGGAGAGCTGGTGGAATAAGAAAGTAGAAGACCTTTCAAAAGGAATGAGCCAGAAACTTCAGTTTGTTACAACTGTTCTGCACGAACCAAAGCTGGTGATACTGGACGAACCTTTCAGCGGATTGGATCCTGTAAATACAAACCTCATTAAAGATGAAATTTACAACCTTGCACAGAAAGGAACCACCATCATCTTCAGTACACACCGAATGGAACAGGTGGAAGAAATCTGCGATCATATTGTACTGGTGAACAGGGGCAGCAAAATTCTTGACGGAACAGTGAAAGATATCAAGCAGCAGTTTAAACAAAATATTTTTACTGCGGAAGTGGATCATTTACCTGCCGTATTGCAACATGCTTCTTTCTCCATTGTAAAACAGAAGGCGAATAACCTTACTGTAAAAATTAATGAAGGTTACAAATCAAATGATGTGCTGATGCATTTCATTAACCAGCAAAGCGGCATCATTGCCTATCATGAAATACTTCCTTCACTCAATGAAATTTTCATAAGACTGGTGGAAGGAACACCCACTGCAAGACAATTTGAACACATTACTGCTTAA
- a CDS encoding ABC transporter permease, whose amino-acid sequence MNKILIIIKREYVTRVRNKTFLLSTFLFPLLMFALIFGGAFIGANGTEQRKIAVNDQSGMYKNNFKTGSAVDFGYPDGVDRSNYKEKGFEGVLIIYSADKQKADSVRLYTEKQLGLGTDESIKNQIQKINENKMLMERGVTRTTLDSIRQQSESKESLNYRSYQVKGTEIKEDNKMLALAIGYISGFIIYIVLFIYGAAVMRGVMEEKTNRIAEVMVSSVKPFQLMLGKIIGIAAVGLTQLFLWIILIFALSFLSSLFISPEILEQAKHMNEGMSPMSQGSSIQFMIANVTTTLSTPNWSLIIPCFIFYFLFGYLFYAALFAAVGSVVNEDPQEAQSLMMPIMLPIILAIFIMMNAVQNPGGSLAFWGSVIPFTSPIVMMARIPFGVPWWQLGLSMISLIGGFLCTTWLSAKIYRTGILLYGKKVTMKEMAKWAFKKS is encoded by the coding sequence ATGAATAAGATACTCATCATCATCAAAAGAGAATATGTTACAAGAGTCCGTAACAAAACATTTCTGCTTTCTACTTTCTTGTTTCCACTGCTCATGTTTGCACTCATTTTTGGCGGTGCATTCATTGGCGCCAATGGAACCGAACAACGCAAGATTGCCGTGAATGATCAAAGCGGAATGTATAAGAACAATTTCAAAACCGGTTCAGCTGTTGACTTTGGTTACCCTGACGGAGTTGACAGAAGCAATTATAAAGAAAAAGGCTTTGAAGGGGTATTGATTATTTATTCTGCTGATAAACAAAAAGCCGATTCAGTAAGATTGTATACTGAAAAGCAGCTGGGTCTTGGTACTGACGAATCAATCAAAAACCAGATACAGAAGATCAATGAAAACAAGATGCTGATGGAACGTGGCGTAACAAGAACCACACTTGATTCCATTCGCCAGCAAAGTGAAAGCAAAGAATCGCTCAACTACCGTTCTTACCAGGTAAAGGGAACTGAAATAAAGGAAGACAACAAGATGCTTGCACTGGCCATTGGTTATATCAGCGGTTTCATCATCTATATTGTTCTGTTTATTTATGGTGCAGCAGTAATGCGTGGTGTAATGGAAGAAAAAACAAATCGTATTGCAGAAGTAATGGTGAGCAGTGTAAAACCATTTCAACTGATGCTGGGTAAGATCATTGGTATTGCAGCTGTAGGATTAACACAGTTGTTTTTATGGATCATTCTCATTTTTGCACTGTCCTTCCTCAGTAGTTTGTTTATTTCACCAGAGATCCTGGAACAGGCAAAACATATGAACGAAGGAATGTCACCAATGTCCCAAGGCAGTTCCATTCAATTCATGATAGCAAATGTAACAACAACGTTATCAACTCCAAACTGGAGTTTAATTATTCCCTGCTTTATTTTCTATTTCTTATTTGGATATTTATTTTATGCAGCCTTATTTGCAGCAGTAGGAAGTGTAGTAAATGAAGATCCGCAGGAAGCACAGTCATTGATGATGCCGATTATGCTGCCAATTATCCTGGCCATTTTTATTATGATGAATGCTGTTCAAAATCCCGGTGGTTCACTTGCATTTTGGGGAAGTGTTATACCATTTACATCACCCATTGTTATGATGGCGAGAATTCCATTTGGAGTTCCGTGGTGGCAACTGGGTTTATCAATGATTTCACTCATTGGTGGGTTCCTGTGTACCACATGGCTGAGTGCAAAAATTTACAGAACCGGAATTTTATTGTACGGTAAAAAAGTAACCATGAAAGAAATGGCCAAATGGGCTTTCAAAAAATCATAA